A section of the Elizabethkingia anophelis R26 genome encodes:
- a CDS encoding hydroxymethylglutaryl-CoA reductase, with protein MKHQPIEGFSKLSKQKKIDWLVSTYLEGNQQYTDILQQYWNDNADLQKLHEEFSENTISNFYMPYGIAPNFLIDGELKAIPMAVEESSVVAAASKSAKFWLDKGGFRTTVINEKKLGHTHFTFNGESVKLQSFFNHILKQRLFDDTEDITKNMRSRGGGILDIELVDKTAQMQDYYQIKASFNTKDSMGANFINSCLEQFGKTLKKEVELSDKFTQEEKDSLRVIMNILSNFTPDCIVRAEVSCKIEDLIDDSGIAPEEFAWKFKQAVNIAEIEPYRATTHNKGIMNGVDAVVIATGNDFRATEACAHTYASKDGRYTSLTHCSTDNGIFRFWLDLPISVGVVGGLTNLHPLVKFSLALLGKPSATELMSIIAVSGLAQNFAALRSLVTTGIQKGHMKMHLFNILNQFGATEAEKQHFVHYFKDKTVSHHEVIAELEKLRNK; from the coding sequence ATGAAACATCAGCCTATAGAAGGCTTTTCAAAGCTTAGCAAACAAAAGAAAATCGATTGGTTAGTTAGTACTTATCTGGAAGGCAACCAACAATACACAGATATATTACAACAATACTGGAATGACAATGCAGACCTTCAGAAACTTCATGAAGAGTTCTCAGAAAATACCATTTCCAACTTTTATATGCCTTATGGTATAGCGCCTAATTTTCTGATTGATGGAGAATTAAAAGCAATTCCAATGGCCGTAGAGGAAAGTTCTGTAGTAGCTGCAGCCTCCAAGTCCGCAAAATTCTGGTTAGATAAAGGTGGTTTCAGGACTACTGTAATCAATGAGAAAAAATTGGGACATACTCACTTTACATTTAATGGGGAGAGTGTAAAACTTCAGTCATTCTTTAACCATATCTTAAAACAAAGATTATTTGACGATACTGAAGATATTACAAAGAATATGCGTTCACGTGGTGGCGGAATTCTGGATATTGAGCTGGTAGACAAAACTGCACAAATGCAGGATTATTATCAAATAAAAGCTTCTTTCAATACCAAAGATAGTATGGGAGCTAATTTTATCAACTCGTGTCTGGAGCAGTTTGGTAAAACGCTGAAAAAAGAAGTTGAACTATCTGATAAATTTACACAGGAGGAGAAAGACTCTCTTCGTGTGATTATGAATATCCTGTCCAATTTTACACCAGACTGTATTGTCAGAGCTGAGGTTTCCTGTAAAATTGAAGATCTTATTGATGATAGTGGAATTGCTCCGGAAGAATTCGCCTGGAAATTTAAACAGGCTGTAAATATTGCAGAGATCGAACCTTATCGTGCTACAACTCATAACAAAGGTATTATGAATGGTGTAGATGCGGTTGTTATTGCTACCGGAAACGACTTCCGTGCAACAGAAGCTTGTGCACATACCTATGCTTCCAAAGACGGGAGATATACAAGTTTAACGCATTGTTCAACGGATAACGGTATTTTCAGATTCTGGTTAGATCTTCCTATTTCTGTCGGAGTTGTTGGTGGATTAACAAATCTGCACCCATTAGTAAAATTTTCGTTAGCTCTTTTAGGGAAGCCTTCTGCAACAGAACTTATGAGTATTATTGCGGTTTCTGGTCTGGCTCAAAATTTTGCAGCACTTCGTTCCCTGGTAACTACAGGTATACAAAAAGGGCATATGAAAATGCACTTATTCAATATCCTGAATCAATTTGGTGCTACAGAAGCCGAGAAACAACATTTTGTACATTACTTCAAAGATAAAACAGTAAGCCACCATGAGGTGATTGCTGAACTGGAGAAATTGAGAAATAAATAA
- a CDS encoding DUF423 domain-containing protein codes for MKTITLFFGAFYGMLSVILGAFGAHAFKKILSVERLESFEVGVKYQMYAALYLLIIGFFLKFDTGIEKSAGWLMIAGTFLFSVSIYFLSFQEVWNTNLKFLGPITPLGGLLMILSWLMLMIIIFKSKFN; via the coding sequence ATGAAAACAATAACTTTATTTTTCGGTGCTTTTTACGGAATGCTTTCAGTAATACTGGGGGCTTTTGGGGCACATGCATTTAAGAAGATTCTTTCAGTGGAAAGACTTGAAAGTTTTGAAGTGGGAGTAAAGTACCAAATGTATGCTGCATTATATCTCTTGATTATAGGATTTTTCCTGAAATTTGATACCGGAATTGAAAAAAGTGCCGGTTGGTTAATGATTGCCGGAACATTCTTGTTCTCAGTAAGCATTTATTTTCTTTCTTTTCAGGAAGTCTGGAATACCAATCTGAAATTTTTGGGACCAATTACACCTCTTGGTGGGTTATTAATGATCTTAAGCTGGTTGATGCTGATGATTATTATCTTTAAATCAAAATTTAACTAG
- a CDS encoding PsbP-related protein encodes MKKLLFTAALVLSVGAFAQKNITKTVGVPFEISYPDSFKQVEGEQENVVFQIFDQPNDFTLYIIQDPIEDWRETPLFGSAEDVIKHYNSTAIESLERNSALKIGDIRNEVKNGMQYAYQNFEGDYKYTDYDDNGKEQTKFSKYAYLTVGIKTAKSTYSVYSFCPVKDKAKFEKIFKTVVASIKEK; translated from the coding sequence ATGAAAAAATTACTTTTTACAGCGGCTTTAGTATTATCAGTTGGGGCTTTTGCTCAGAAAAATATTACTAAAACTGTTGGAGTACCTTTTGAAATTAGCTACCCTGATAGCTTTAAACAAGTAGAGGGAGAGCAGGAAAATGTTGTTTTCCAAATCTTTGATCAGCCAAATGATTTCACATTATATATTATTCAGGATCCGATAGAAGACTGGAGAGAGACTCCTTTATTTGGATCGGCTGAAGATGTAATCAAACATTACAACTCTACAGCAATAGAATCTTTGGAAAGAAATTCTGCTTTAAAGATTGGTGATATTAGAAACGAAGTTAAAAACGGAATGCAGTATGCTTACCAGAATTTTGAAGGGGATTATAAGTATACCGATTACGATGATAATGGTAAAGAACAGACTAAGTTTTCCAAGTATGCTTATCTTACTGTAGGTATTAAAACAGCCAAGTCTACTTATTCTGTATATTCCTTCTGCCCGGTAAAAGATAAGGCGAAATTTGAAAAAATATTCAAAACTGTAGTAGCCTCAATTAAAGAAAAATAA
- the sucC gene encoding ADP-forming succinate--CoA ligase subunit beta, translated as MNLHEYQSKEILAKYGVAIQRGFVANNVDEAVAAAEKLTAETGAQGWVVKAQIHAGGRGKGGGVKFSPNMDKLKENAGNIIGMQLITPQTSAEGKKVNSVLVAEDVYYPGETETKEFYVSILLDRALGKNTVVYSTEGGMDIEHVAEVTPHLIHKEVIDAAYGLQGFQARKIAFNLGLEGNAFKEFVKFIGSLYNAYVGIDASLFEINPVLKTSDNKIIAVDAKVTLDDNALYRHKDLAELRDTREEDPMDVEAGEAGLNFVKLDGNVACMVNGAGLAMATMDIIKLSGGNPANFLDVGGTADAQRVQTAFGIILRDPNVKAILINIFGGIVRCDRVAQGVVDAYKAMGSLPVPLIVRLQGTNAVEAKQLIDDSGLPVHSAITLEEAANKVKEVLAS; from the coding sequence ATGAATCTTCACGAATATCAATCAAAAGAGATTTTAGCGAAGTACGGTGTAGCTATACAACGTGGTTTTGTAGCTAATAATGTGGATGAAGCAGTTGCTGCTGCTGAAAAACTTACTGCTGAAACCGGAGCGCAAGGCTGGGTTGTAAAAGCACAAATTCACGCCGGTGGTCGTGGTAAAGGTGGTGGTGTTAAGTTCTCTCCAAACATGGATAAACTTAAAGAAAATGCAGGTAATATTATCGGTATGCAACTTATTACACCACAGACATCTGCTGAGGGTAAAAAAGTTAATTCTGTATTGGTAGCTGAAGATGTTTATTATCCGGGAGAAACAGAAACTAAAGAATTTTATGTTTCTATTCTTTTAGACAGAGCATTAGGTAAGAACACTGTAGTATATTCTACAGAAGGTGGTATGGATATCGAGCACGTAGCTGAAGTTACTCCTCACCTTATCCACAAAGAAGTTATTGATGCTGCTTACGGACTACAAGGTTTTCAGGCTAGAAAAATTGCTTTCAACCTAGGATTGGAAGGAAACGCTTTCAAAGAATTTGTTAAATTCATCGGTAGTCTTTACAATGCTTATGTAGGTATTGATGCTTCTCTTTTCGAGATCAACCCTGTATTAAAAACTTCTGATAACAAAATTATCGCTGTAGATGCTAAAGTAACTTTAGATGACAACGCATTATACCGTCACAAAGACTTAGCAGAACTAAGAGATACAAGAGAAGAAGATCCTATGGATGTTGAAGCAGGTGAGGCTGGTCTTAACTTCGTGAAGTTAGATGGTAACGTTGCTTGTATGGTAAACGGAGCTGGTCTGGCAATGGCGACTATGGATATCATTAAGCTTTCAGGAGGTAATCCTGCTAACTTCCTTGACGTTGGTGGTACTGCTGATGCTCAGAGAGTACAAACAGCTTTCGGAATTATCCTGAGAGATCCAAACGTAAAAGCTATCTTAATCAATATCTTCGGTGGTATCGTAAGATGTGACAGAGTAGCACAAGGTGTTGTAGACGCTTACAAAGCTATGGGTAGCCTACCTGTTCCATTAATCGTAAGATTACAAGGGACTAACGCTGTTGAAGCTAAGCAATTAATCGATGATTCAGGTCTTCCTGTACATTCTGCTATTACATTAGAAGAAGCTGCAAATAAAGTAAAAGAAGTTTTAGCTTCTTAA
- a CDS encoding mechanosensitive ion channel family protein: MNEGLKYIDIVLAVLKSWYVKFAELSPRLIIGILVFILFLKGSRYLSKVAVKIVNNFFPDSSKQGTAVALVGVFRFLIILMGTFISLEIMNFSGFLWKFIGSLGVAGVIAGVALKDLVSSIFSGMLVGIDKSFKVGDYITLGAHSGTVTEIGFLTTKLINDEGKKVYIPNQTIFNAPFYNITASPQRKIIFDFDLPANQDIQKAKDSILEVIKNMDKADRLESADVIFTSLKQGTFNIQVKFWIAIGANVADTKSDALVKIKEKLDQENIELSSPMSISIEKES, translated from the coding sequence ATGAACGAAGGATTGAAATACATTGACATTGTATTGGCTGTATTAAAGAGCTGGTATGTAAAATTTGCTGAATTATCTCCAAGACTAATTATTGGGATACTGGTTTTTATATTATTCTTAAAGGGAAGCCGTTATCTGAGTAAAGTAGCAGTGAAAATTGTTAATAACTTTTTCCCGGATAGCAGCAAACAGGGAACTGCCGTTGCCTTAGTAGGTGTTTTTCGCTTTCTGATTATCCTTATGGGAACTTTTATCTCTCTGGAAATAATGAACTTTAGTGGTTTCTTATGGAAATTTATCGGAAGCTTAGGAGTGGCTGGGGTTATTGCCGGGGTTGCATTAAAAGATCTTGTATCCAGTATTTTCTCAGGAATGTTAGTAGGTATAGACAAATCTTTTAAAGTGGGTGATTATATTACATTAGGAGCCCATTCAGGTACTGTAACCGAGATAGGCTTTCTTACGACAAAACTTATTAATGATGAAGGTAAAAAGGTCTATATTCCTAATCAGACTATATTCAATGCTCCATTCTATAATATCACCGCTTCTCCACAGCGAAAAATTATTTTTGATTTTGATCTTCCGGCCAACCAGGATATACAAAAAGCAAAAGACAGCATTTTGGAAGTTATCAAAAATATGGATAAAGCAGACCGGTTGGAAAGTGCTGATGTCATTTTCACTTCACTAAAACAAGGAACCTTTAATATTCAGGTAAAATTCTGGATTGCTATCGGAGCTAATGTGGCTGATACCAAAAGCGATGCTCTTGTAAAAATAAAAGAAAAGCTGGATCAGGAAAATATCGAGCTAAGTTCTCCAATGAGTATAAGTATAGAAAAAGAATCATAA
- a CDS encoding outer membrane beta-barrel protein, which produces MKKLILSTAILATGLFSVTKAQLQKGNWMVGGNIITSSFGLNTGGGYNFTLQPKAAYFIDDNFALGGQVTFGFGGTKDGPTTYEYSVGPMARYYFNNDQVDSLLKHGRFFLEGNAGIGGTSVTKGGNSTTGLNLGVGPGYAYFITPNVAVEGLVKYNGNFGFGNNGTTSNIGFNVGFQIYLPTSKVKQVTRGVQ; this is translated from the coding sequence ATGAAAAAATTAATTTTAAGCACAGCTATTTTAGCAACTGGCCTGTTTTCAGTAACAAAAGCTCAGCTACAGAAAGGAAACTGGATGGTAGGTGGTAACATTATCACTTCCAGCTTTGGGTTAAATACAGGTGGAGGTTACAACTTTACGTTACAGCCAAAAGCTGCATATTTTATCGATGATAACTTTGCACTTGGGGGCCAGGTAACTTTTGGGTTCGGAGGTACTAAAGATGGGCCAACAACTTACGAATATAGTGTAGGACCAATGGCAAGATACTACTTTAATAACGATCAGGTAGACAGCCTACTGAAACACGGTAGATTCTTCCTAGAAGGAAATGCAGGTATCGGAGGTACAAGTGTAACCAAAGGTGGTAATTCTACAACAGGTCTTAACCTAGGTGTAGGTCCAGGTTACGCTTACTTTATTACGCCTAACGTTGCTGTAGAAGGTCTTGTAAAATACAATGGTAATTTCGGATTCGGAAATAATGGTACAACTTCTAACATTGGCTTCAATGTAGGTTTCCAGATTTACTTACCAACATCTAAAGTAAAACAAGTTACAAGAGGAGTACAATAA
- a CDS encoding TonB-dependent siderophore receptor, whose amino-acid sequence MNKSTIAVGLLLCATFAYAQKGKFIKTDTIKVQQIEDINLHKTGNPNKAKPLSTKSNLTVMETPQPIAIVTHEIIEQQQAKQLSDVLQNVNGIYVTSSRGNSQDSFGGRGFILGNDNIFKNGARVNSGVFPEVSGLERVEVLKGANAMLYGNTAAGGIINMVTKKPRFQTGGSFSLSGGSWNTYKPTFDVYGPISKDAAFRLNGTYETAKSFRDHVSSEKIYLNPSILFNIGKKSQLIVEGDYLINNFTPDFGIGSITNKDGSYSMNTLLPRNAFLGANWQYQDVKQASTNITFNHQISNNWSLNVITSYQNYTKDYFSTERVQWEYDKNNRLNWKRPLNKTYNEQNYTSFQANVNGEFNTGKINHKVLIGADSDYGTADSYTYFNPSNNKTYGTGYIYGTGGGNGILYLDDTSTWSSGSIPASAIQDRNRIRTRRVGIYVQDFISLTKEFKVLAGLRWSYIQNMPTINTNFRTNTKKLVDNSSTSDQALSPKVGLVYMPNDNLSLFATYTNSFSANTGYDINRSTLKPTTIDQYEVGVKKNLWNNAIAVNLSAYQILYKNYYQTAELNAGGQPNSDPNMKEFAGKMRSRGVELDITGNPSKNLSLIGGISYNNSVYLDTPDNFGYVENQRIVRTPATTVNLSAFYTLPKYIKGLKIGASFYYIGDRLAGWNDTKATNNSRNGVSRIFTLKDYTTFALSMGYDWKKFSIQAKVNNLFDTVNYNVHENYSVNPIAPRNYYFTLTYRL is encoded by the coding sequence ATGAATAAAAGCACCATTGCTGTGGGACTCCTGTTGTGCGCTACTTTTGCTTATGCACAAAAAGGAAAATTCATCAAAACTGATACTATTAAAGTTCAGCAGATAGAAGATATTAATCTTCACAAAACGGGAAATCCTAATAAGGCGAAACCATTATCTACCAAATCTAATCTTACGGTAATGGAAACTCCGCAACCAATTGCTATTGTAACTCATGAAATCATAGAACAACAACAGGCAAAGCAATTAAGCGATGTGCTGCAGAATGTAAACGGAATCTATGTTACATCTTCCAGAGGTAATTCTCAGGATAGTTTTGGAGGCAGGGGTTTTATCCTTGGGAACGATAATATTTTCAAGAATGGAGCAAGAGTAAATAGTGGTGTATTTCCTGAAGTAAGCGGATTGGAGCGTGTAGAAGTTCTAAAAGGAGCAAATGCAATGTTATACGGAAATACTGCTGCAGGAGGAATTATAAATATGGTTACCAAGAAACCAAGATTCCAAACCGGAGGGAGCTTTAGTTTAAGCGGCGGAAGCTGGAATACTTATAAACCAACCTTTGATGTTTATGGCCCAATTTCTAAAGATGCTGCATTCCGTTTGAATGGAACTTATGAAACTGCAAAAAGTTTCAGGGATCATGTATCTTCTGAAAAGATCTACCTTAATCCATCCATATTATTCAATATTGGAAAAAAATCACAGCTAATCGTAGAAGGTGATTATTTGATCAATAACTTTACTCCAGATTTTGGTATCGGATCCATCACCAATAAAGATGGCAGCTATTCTATGAATACTTTACTGCCAAGAAATGCTTTTCTGGGTGCAAACTGGCAATACCAGGATGTAAAACAGGCATCAACCAATATAACATTCAACCACCAGATTAGTAACAACTGGTCTCTAAACGTAATTACTTCATACCAGAATTACACAAAAGATTACTTCTCTACGGAAAGAGTACAGTGGGAGTATGACAAGAATAACAGACTTAACTGGAAAAGACCTCTGAACAAAACATACAATGAACAGAACTATACTTCTTTTCAGGCAAATGTAAATGGGGAATTTAACACCGGAAAAATTAATCATAAGGTTCTTATCGGTGCCGATAGTGATTACGGCACTGCAGACTCCTATACTTACTTTAACCCTTCCAACAACAAGACCTATGGTACTGGTTATATATATGGAACGGGCGGAGGCAACGGGATATTATATTTAGATGATACTTCTACCTGGAGCAGCGGAAGTATTCCAGCTTCTGCAATACAGGACAGAAACCGTATAAGAACAAGAAGAGTTGGAATATATGTACAGGACTTTATAAGTCTGACCAAAGAATTTAAAGTTTTAGCAGGTTTACGTTGGTCATACATCCAGAATATGCCAACTATAAATACTAATTTCAGAACTAATACAAAAAAATTAGTAGATAATTCCTCTACTTCAGATCAGGCATTATCTCCAAAAGTAGGATTAGTATATATGCCGAATGACAACCTGTCATTATTTGCAACATATACCAATTCTTTTTCAGCCAATACCGGTTATGACATTAACAGATCTACACTGAAACCTACTACCATCGATCAGTATGAAGTAGGTGTAAAAAAGAATTTGTGGAACAATGCAATAGCGGTTAATCTTTCTGCTTACCAAATCCTATACAAGAATTATTATCAAACGGCAGAGCTTAATGCAGGAGGACAACCAAATAGTGACCCGAACATGAAAGAATTTGCCGGAAAAATGCGCAGCCGTGGAGTAGAACTAGATATTACAGGAAATCCGTCAAAAAACCTTTCATTAATAGGAGGAATCTCTTATAATAACTCTGTTTATTTAGATACTCCGGATAATTTTGGCTATGTAGAGAACCAGAGAATTGTAAGAACTCCGGCTACAACAGTGAACCTTTCAGCTTTTTATACATTACCAAAATATATCAAAGGGCTTAAAATAGGTGCAAGCTTCTATTACATAGGAGACAGACTTGCAGGATGGAATGATACTAAAGCTACTAATAACAGTAGAAACGGAGTGTCCAGAATTTTCACGTTAAAAGATTATACAACTTTTGCATTATCTATGGGATACGACTGGAAGAAGTTTTCTATCCAGGCAAAGGTTAACAATTTATTTGATACGGTTAATTATAATGTACACGAAAACTATTCTGTAAACCCTATTGCACCGAGAAATTATTACTTCACATTAACTTACAGACTCTAA
- a CDS encoding Gfo/Idh/MocA family oxidoreductase — MQLVKVGLCAFGMSGKVFHAPFLKEHPGYFMSAVVERSKNDSKEKYSDAIIYRSVEEMLKNADIDMVIVNTPVQTHFEYAKMALEAGKNVVVEKPFTVNTSEAEELVKLAEEKGLFLSVYQNRRFDRDFLQVKNIISEGKLGNIKEVEIRFDRFRTTASGKVHKENPDLPASGALHDLGAHLADQAIQLFGTPEKLFADVFSMKGAKYANDYFEILLYYPDSLRVRVKASVFTKEDHYAYKIHGDRGSFLQERTDNQEAELVAGAIPEYNKDWQKPLNGDDSILNYLDEYGETIRITQSSKAGDYMDYYQEIYEYVVFGNPLPSPGKEVLQNMKLIDKALESAESGQIITF; from the coding sequence ATGCAATTAGTAAAAGTTGGCCTTTGTGCATTCGGAATGAGTGGGAAAGTATTTCATGCTCCATTTCTGAAAGAGCATCCTGGATATTTTATGTCTGCGGTAGTAGAGAGATCTAAAAACGATTCAAAAGAGAAATACTCTGATGCAATTATCTACCGTTCGGTTGAAGAAATGCTGAAAAATGCAGATATAGATATGGTGATTGTAAATACACCAGTACAGACGCATTTTGAATATGCTAAAATGGCTTTAGAAGCCGGAAAGAATGTGGTTGTGGAAAAACCTTTTACAGTAAATACTTCCGAAGCCGAAGAGTTGGTAAAACTGGCTGAAGAAAAAGGATTGTTTTTGAGTGTTTATCAGAACCGGAGATTTGACAGGGACTTTTTGCAAGTGAAAAATATTATTTCTGAAGGAAAACTCGGAAATATAAAAGAAGTTGAGATACGTTTTGACAGGTTCCGTACTACGGCAAGCGGAAAAGTACATAAAGAAAATCCGGACTTACCTGCATCCGGAGCATTGCACGATTTGGGAGCACACCTCGCAGATCAGGCTATACAGCTTTTCGGAACACCGGAGAAGCTATTTGCAGATGTTTTCTCAATGAAAGGGGCAAAGTATGCAAACGATTATTTTGAAATTCTTTTGTACTATCCGGATAGTCTGAGAGTACGTGTAAAGGCTTCTGTATTTACCAAAGAAGATCATTATGCATATAAAATTCATGGCGACAGAGGAAGTTTCCTACAGGAGAGAACGGACAATCAGGAAGCAGAGCTTGTTGCTGGGGCTATTCCTGAATATAACAAAGACTGGCAAAAACCTCTTAACGGAGATGACAGTATCCTGAATTATCTGGATGAATATGGTGAAACAATTCGTATAACACAAAGTAGTAAAGCAGGAGATTATATGGACTATTATCAGGAAATATACGAATATGTAGTATTTGGTAATCCATTACCATCTCCAGGTAAAGAAGTTCTACAGAATATGAAACTTATTGATAAAGCTTTGGAAAGTGCAGAATCCGGACAGATAATAACTTTCTGA
- the deoD gene encoding purine-nucleoside phosphorylase, with amino-acid sequence MSVHISANKGDIAKVVLQPGDPLRAQYIAENFLENVRLVSKTRNIFYFTGEYKGKTISVGASGMGCASIGIYSYELYTEYDVDTIIRIGTCGAYTTDLKLFDILNVENAASESTYAKFAWEIEGDVLSHQGKVFDMINETAAAQSIITKNTNIHTSDIFYRKNPAIPAVAEKYNCSAVEMEAFALFANAQHLGKNAATILTVSDIIPTREEISANERERALKPMIELALETAIKL; translated from the coding sequence ATGAGCGTTCACATTAGTGCTAATAAAGGAGATATTGCAAAAGTTGTATTACAACCGGGAGATCCGTTGCGTGCGCAATATATTGCGGAGAATTTTTTAGAAAATGTAAGACTGGTAAGTAAGACACGAAATATATTCTATTTTACCGGAGAATATAAAGGAAAGACAATATCAGTTGGTGCAAGCGGAATGGGTTGTGCCAGTATCGGAATCTATTCTTACGAATTATATACTGAATATGATGTAGATACTATTATCCGAATCGGAACTTGTGGTGCTTATACTACAGATCTAAAACTTTTTGACATTCTGAATGTTGAAAATGCTGCAAGTGAAAGTACCTATGCTAAGTTTGCATGGGAAATTGAAGGAGATGTACTTTCGCATCAGGGCAAAGTTTTTGATATGATCAACGAAACTGCTGCTGCTCAGTCTATCATTACTAAAAATACAAATATCCATACAAGTGATATTTTCTACCGTAAAAATCCTGCTATTCCTGCTGTTGCAGAGAAATATAACTGTTCTGCTGTAGAAATGGAAGCATTTGCTTTATTTGCCAACGCTCAACATTTAGGAAAAAATGCTGCAACAATATTGACGGTTTCAGACATTATTCCTACAAGAGAGGAGATTTCTGCGAACGAAAGAGAAAGAGCTTTAAAACCAATGATCGAGCTAGCTTTAGAAACAGCTATCAAACTATAA